The following is a genomic window from Acidobacteriota bacterium.
CGGAAGCCGCGTGAAGCTGATGACGCGCGAGCCGGTGGAGCACGACCGCCACTGGGAAGGCAGATTGGAAACGGTGGATGGCGGGCGGTTGACGCTCGACGTTACTCCGGCGAAGAAGAAGAACAAGCCGGCGCCGGCGGAGCGGAAGTTGCAGGTGGAGCTGGCGAACGTGGAGCGGGCGAACCTGGTGCCGGAGATCTCGAAGCAGATTCCTTAGCCCGCTGGGGCGGGCCCGGAACGACAATTTTTTAGAGAGCATTTCTTAGAGAGCAATCATGGCGAGTGCCCTGTACCAACAGATCGAGTTGCTGAGCCGCGAAAAGGGGATCGATCCCGCGATCGTGGTGGGCGCGGTCGAAGATGCGATCGTGGTCGCGACGCGGAAGTACTACAAGTCGCAGGAGAATCTGCGCGCCGAACTCGACAAGGAGAGCGGCCAGATCCGCGCCTTCGCGGTGAAGGCGATCGTGGATGGGTCTGAGCAGATCGAGGATGCCAACCTGCAGATCACGCTGGCGGACGCGAAGAAAGTCGACCCCAACGCGGAAGTGGGCGGCGAAGTGCGTTTCTACAAAGCCACGGACGTGCTGGGCCGCATCGCGGCACAGCTGGCCAAGCAGGTCATCTTCCAGAAGGTGCGCGAGGCCGAGCGCGAGACGGTATTCAACGAGTACAGCGGGCGCGCGAACGAAGTGATCAATGCCACGGTGAAGCGGGTGGAAGGTCCGGACGTGATCTTCGATATCGGCAAGGCCGAAGCCCGCATGCCGCGCAAAGAGCAGTCGCGCCTGGAGTCGTTCGCGGTGGGCGAGCGCGTGCGCGTGGTGCTGATGCGCGTGGAGAAGAACGCGAAGGGCCCGGCGGTGGTGGTATCGCGCGCCGCGCCGGAGCTGGTGCAGAACCTGTTCCAGACGGAAGTGCCGGAGATCTACGACGGCACGGTCGTGATCCGCGCCATCGCACGTGAGGCGGGCGAGCGCACCAAGATCGCGGTGATGTCCAAAGACAAAGATGTGGATTCGGTGGGCGCGTGCGTGGGCATGAAGGGGATGCGCGTGCAGTCGATCATCCGCGAGCTGCGCGGCGAGAAGATCGACATCATCGAGTATCACGAGGATGCGGTCACGTTCGCGGAGAAGGCGTTGCAGCCGGCCAAGGTGAGCCGTGTCTCCATCGTGGATTCCGCCGACAAGCATCTGGAAGTGATCGTTGACGACTCCCAGTTGTCGCTGGCCATCGGCAAGAAGGGCCAGAACGTGCGCCTGGCGGCGAAGCTGCTGGGATGGAAGATCGACATCAAGAGCGAAGAAGAGAAGCGCCAGGAAGTGGAGCAGCAGATGGCTGCGCTGGTGGGGACTTCGACGCCACTCTCGAACGTGACCGAGCTGGGCGAGAGCCTGATCGACAAGCTGGCCGTGGCGGGCATAAGCACGGTGGAATCGCTCGCCGACATGACGCCGGAACAGCTCGAAGAGATCCCGGGTATCGGTCCTAAGACGGTGGAAAAGATCAGCTTGGCGGTAAATAACTACTTTGCCAGCCTGGAGTCCGGCGAAGCTGCGCCGCCAGTAGCGGAAGGCGAAGCTACGGCTACGGCCGAAGGCGAAGCGGCCACGGCGGAGGTTGCGGTCGAAGGCGCCGAGGTCGAAGCGGTGGCGGAAGCCGGCGCCGATGTTGCCAGTGAAGCTGCGGCCGCGCTGGACACCACGTTGTCGGGCGGGCTTGATGCCGCGCCGACGACAGACGTTGCCGGAGTGAAGCCCGAGGCCTCGGAGCATGAAGAGGCTGCTGCCACCGGACAGGCGCTCGAAGCCGACGCCATCGCGGGGGTGGAGAACGCTCCGCCGGCCGATGTGGCGGAAGTCCATAGTCACGGCGACGAAACTCCGGCGCCGGAAGAGACAGTGGAGCCCGAGGAAAAGTAGTTAGTAGGCAGGCGTCAGTGGCTTAGGACTCAGTCGGAAGAATTCCCGTGAGGT
Proteins encoded in this region:
- the nusA gene encoding transcription termination factor NusA, producing MASALYQQIELLSREKGIDPAIVVGAVEDAIVVATRKYYKSQENLRAELDKESGQIRAFAVKAIVDGSEQIEDANLQITLADAKKVDPNAEVGGEVRFYKATDVLGRIAAQLAKQVIFQKVREAERETVFNEYSGRANEVINATVKRVEGPDVIFDIGKAEARMPRKEQSRLESFAVGERVRVVLMRVEKNAKGPAVVVSRAAPELVQNLFQTEVPEIYDGTVVIRAIAREAGERTKIAVMSKDKDVDSVGACVGMKGMRVQSIIRELRGEKIDIIEYHEDAVTFAEKALQPAKVSRVSIVDSADKHLEVIVDDSQLSLAIGKKGQNVRLAAKLLGWKIDIKSEEEKRQEVEQQMAALVGTSTPLSNVTELGESLIDKLAVAGISTVESLADMTPEQLEEIPGIGPKTVEKISLAVNNYFASLESGEAAPPVAEGEATATAEGEAATAEVAVEGAEVEAVAEAGADVASEAAAALDTTLSGGLDAAPTTDVAGVKPEASEHEEAAATGQALEADAIAGVENAPPADVAEVHSHGDETPAPEETVEPEEK